Below is a genomic region from Polyodon spathula isolate WHYD16114869_AA chromosome 26, ASM1765450v1, whole genome shotgun sequence.
ACATGTACTTAAATCCAGTACAGCAGAGTGTCACCAGTAGCCCCCTGTGGATTAAAGACAGACCGCATGTGTGTAATGCTGTATATTGTTACTGGTGTTCTTGTATCTGTTGCAGAGGTGTATTGCTCTTTAATACAGACAGCACAGTATAGATGAGGTGGAAATATTTGCTGACTGCAGTAAGAGTATGTATGCATACATATACCTAGCTCTTGTATGACAATCCTCTTGTTGTTTTGTGCCTAACAGGAGAACGAGTTTGACCGGCTGGCAATGCAGTACGCTCCCAGTGCGTGAGAATTCAGGGGTTACCCATCCTGAAGCTTGCAGCATTGGACCTTCCCAAATTCAACAGCAGGAAGTGTGCAAAACCCAGAGCTCTACGAaggatttctttttctttttttttttattcttaactcAAGAGCTGATTTTTGATttgagtaataaaaataaaaaaatacagtgtttgtcacattttaatatattggcTATTTCTACCTAAACACATACACCAGGAGAGAGCCTATACAGGGCACGGGCTGTGAGTATATATTGCTGGCCAATTGCACTGAGCGATATCATCATTACAGAGGACTGTATACTGTCTGAATACCTTAACGTAAGCATTCCATGTCTATTCTAATTACTAACAATAAAAACTCAACTTGGATttgatgtttttgtgttttttaccagattatgaaaaaaaaaaaaaaaaattgctattgaaatgtttattagtGAATGTCCACACCCTGGCCCTTTCAAACTCTGAGATATCTGCCTGCAGCACtgtgctgtggggatgcttcagTTCTACCCAACAACATTGGGCCGTTCCATTCAACATTGGATACACTAATAAGTCATTAGGTTTGGTCTAATGTCAAACCCGAGATTCCTGTGGGGGTGGGGTGATGCGTATACACAGTTTGATCATCAAGTCTATGGAATGGTTCATTATCACTCAATTCAACTGAGTAATCCCACTCTATAGCCGTTTACCTTGCTCCTGTATTTGTATACAGTGATGCATTCTCTGATATTTTATTCAGACTATGTTTAGCAGTAGGTGCTCACCTGGCTGCCAGCCTGACTGCTATGTAGAAAAAAGCCATCAAGCACTGCCTACAGGTCTAAACGATCAATGCATGTTTGAAGGATGCAAAATGTTGACTAAGGCCCTTGGGATAAGACCAAACAAGCTGGCGTGGCTGCGGTTACATCAATCTGGTGCATTGCTTAACACGGGCTGGAGGCGGGGACCGGAGGCGGTGTGCCCTGCCACCCCCCTCCCACAAGTATTTTTCAGTCCTTTTGTctccagccaaaaaaaaaaagtgaccaaaTTGGTAATCTGGAGGTTTCATTGattgtaatttcatttcattGAATATTACAGATtgctgcacctttttttttttaaattgatttatttatcccACACTCCTCGCATTATTTATCGGAAGAACCGCCGCACTGAAACGGATACAGtaagcaattgaaaaaaaaaaaaaaaaaaacactgcatatttatttatagcctgaACGTAGCGCGTTAAGTGCACCTCAGAacaaaacgctttttttttttttttaaacgattcaGCTACCTGCTGTCTTGAATCACACCAGTGCAGAACTGCATTAGGTGGGGAAGCCATACGGCTTGACTTGAGAAATGAGGCTGGGATACTGTGTCTCGCATTAGAAAACGGCTTAATAAGCAAAACCGACAACCTTGTTATGTCCTGAGAGACACGGAGCTGGATAGCTAATAGCGGCTAAAACGGACCGTCGCCTCTTGTTCGTCCTTTTCTTTTAATAACAGAGTTTCTAAAATGGGAAGACCACCTCAAGCGGACGGGAATATCAGCGTCATGGCTGTGGAGCCCATGCCCGGCTATGCGGATCTTATAACGCGGAGCTGTTCCGCTTTGCTCCGTGCCTTCAACGAGTGCAGGGGCTGCGGGTTTGAGCTGTCTAAAAGGACGCTGTTGGAAAACGCCATCTTAACGTGGAGCGACGTCCTGCTGTTTGTGGTTTGTGCCCTGGGGTGGACGGTCCTGCGACTGGCACTTTCTGCGTATATATTCCGGGTAAGCGAGTGCATACAGCAACGCTGCAAACAGTCGCGCAATTAACACACAGCAACGCAAGGAATGCACAGTCTGTGTTTAAAGTACAGTTTGTCTATTCAGTACTCCATCAGTGCCTTGAGTTATGCCAGTACTCAAAGGAAGACGGTGCATGTGATCTGCAGTGTTCTGAATTATGAAGACTACAGGTACACCTTAACCCTGTAATGCTGTGTCACATCTGATACAAGCCTTAGCCACTATACTGTcgtgtttttaaaacattgggCATTGCAAGGTTAGGTTAATTTGGCTATTTGTATCTTAGCATGTTTGTCATCATCTACCCCCAAACGGGAATGTTGCACTGCAGTTGTGTgtggcagaagccctgctggtaTAAATAGGGAAGGAGACATCCCTTGTTTGGTTGAGGGAGTTTGGATCTGTATTTTTTGGAGTCTGGAgcgaaggtgaatgcccagcctataggcacttttatttttatttatttgacccCGTTTTTCTACCAATTTGAAATTagattttaggctcagctcaccgctaccacccctgcgctgattcgggagcggcaaagacgaacacacgctgtcctccgaagcgtgtaccgtcagccgcccgcttcttttcacactgcaggcccgccatgcagccaacccagagctacagcgttggaggacaatgcagctctgggcagcttacaggcaagcccgcaggcgcccagcaagactacaggggtcgccggtgagcggtgagccgaggacaccctggccgacctaacccgcATGTGCGTCGCTCGCCAAATTGTGCGCTGCACCCTGGTAGCTcccgtccaggctatagggcgcatcctgcacccCACGCAAATCAAAACCAAGTTGGAGATTATTGTTGTGTTCCCTGTTGCAGTGCACTAAACAGACTCTCCAGGGAGAGACAAGCATGTGGTTAGGTGGTTTTTAATCTTACCCAGGTGTCATCAGACAATACAGGATCCGACCTGCATTTGTTGTGGAATTAATGCCCAGTTCATGGCATATTTAGGATCAGTATTTCCTGACAGTTAAGAGCCTGATCACAGCTGACCCTAGCTGGGTACATTAATAGAGTGTTAATGATTGTGAGCAGCAGTGGGTAGATTCTCGTACCCAAGGTTGTTTGTCTGATCAAAACTGACAGAGGGGGAGGGGTCCCAGCCAGAGTCCTGTGGCTGAACAAAGCTGGTCTCGCCCATCCGTGCCTATCAGTCTGGCAGGAATTAGTTGAATGATTGGCAGCGGGCTGTGGAGACTCCAGACAGGGGAGTTTATTGAATGGATGGATCTCCCCATGAATATCCTATCCCGAGCTGTATTTATCTTGGTTACATAACCTGATGGGAACATTTCACtctggggagagggagagggagagggagaacaTTTCTTCTGCTGCATTGCAACAGTGACTGGCATTGTTCTACAGTTGCTGTGGAAACTGAGAGTTACTAGATGATCGCCCtggttacttaaaaaaaaaaaaaaaaaaaaaagctagcagCCCTCCTGTCCTAAAACACCCCAGATTCTTTAAAATTCGCAGCAGGTCGAGCTGCTCAAGTTAGCATGAGGAAGGGGCACTTATGCAACCCATGCAGTCACATAGATAAACTCTGCAGTCTCTTTATGTCAAAGGACAGCGTACGGAGCACAAGCTATCCCCAGTATAACTCAGGCTGCCTGGAAGACCCCCGGAGTGGAGACTCAGTTCCACACTGATTGGCATTAAGAGGCTATAGCAGCTTCTGAAAGATGCAGATCAGCTGAGCCCTTTTCTTTCACCACTGGACCACCAGACCTGACGTTTCTATtgctaccatgctatctgaagaaggcgGAAGCCAAAACATtgcagctaattattaaaatagcgaGTCTTCATTAAGAATTTCTAGTGATTTGTGAGAATCCTGTTGGaccctgattctccttggatggagagctgtatatatatataatgccataCTTAATCTGCTGAATATATGTCCATTAGGTATGTAAGATAGTGCCCAAGCCAAGGAGGTCCTGCAACTCTCATTAAAGGATGctgacagcatttattttatagtGCTGTTTCCGTTCGCTAATGCATTATTGACAGCACTTGATGCTAAACCCTGGCAAGGTGGGTTTAGCACTGCCTTCTTAAAAGTTTACAATGTGTGGTAACCCACGGTAAAAGCCTGGCAAGTATATTAGTATCTGACCGAGCAAGatgcatggtgaagcacaggtgAGCACAGGAGATGACAAATCCTGTTGCAGTCTGTAAAGTTCTGCCAGGAATCTGGAATGAAGCCGTCGGCTCTGTGTTTGAATTGTCGTTCCAGCCGCTGGGACACTGGTGCGCTCTGCAGCCCAAGGATGCGTCTAAAATGCCGGAGAGCGTGTGGAAACTGCTCTTCTACACGGCATCCTGGTCCTACAGCGTCTACCTGCTCTTCTTCACGCAGTACACCTTCTTCCATGACCCGCCCTCCGCCTTTTATGGTATGGTAAGCGCTAGGCTGAGCCTAGAACCGCGTGTTAGCCTTTAACCCTGTCATGCAAGACCAAAAAAGTCACGGCCTTATAGGATATGGGGATTCATTTTCGGAAGTGCATAGTGGAGTGGATCTATGTTTAAACTTCCTTTGGAACAAGAAGCGGAATGGATATTGAATTAGTGCTACATTACAGTTTAACATTCAAGTAACCTCTGCCTTGCCCTTGCAGTCACTGCTGACAAGCCTGGATCTATAATCACATTTTATGCTACTTGAagaaatgcagcaaaaaaaaaaccaaaacagaacaCCAAAGTTATAGAAAGACCCTTGTAAACATTCCCCTGAGCAtcagcatagcaaagtgtaataaggcataggtaagtattgtaaagaacAGGAAGGTATAGTCAAGCATATTAGTCAAGATGgtaaaccatgggaaaagtgcactatcaccgtggtaaacttttataaggggagagCCTTCCCGTGCTGCCAATCTATATTTTACAAGAACTGAAGTAATAAcaccaaaattaaaaaacaccaaTAAAAGCAATTGCCTCGCCCCTGCGGCTCTCCTGTCCCAGGCTGGAAGCAGGGGATGGCGGTGCCCACTGACATCGCGGTGGCCTACCTGATCCAGGGCAGCTTCTACGGGCACGCGATCTATGCCACGCTGCACATGGACACCTGGAGGAAGGACTCGGCCGTCATGCTGCTCCACCACGTCATCACCCTGGCACTCATCGCCTTCTCCTACGCATTCAGGTGAGATTCACGAGACAGATACCACCCTGGTTCATCCTTAACCTACATGCcctgtactgtgtatatacaggtgtgtgtgcatagctgtttatacaggtgtgtgtgtgtatagctgtttatacaggtgtgtgtatagctgtttatacaggtgtgtgtgcatagctgtttatacaggtgtgtgtgtgtatagctgtttatacaggtgtgtgtgtttgtgtgtatagctgtttatacaggtgtgtgtgtgtatagctgtttatacaggtgtgtgtgtgtgtgtttatagctgtttatacaggtgtgtgtgtgtatatctgtttatacaggtgtgtgtgtatagctgtttatacaggtgtgtgtgtgtttatagctgtttatacaggtgtatgtgtgtatagctgtttatacaggtgtgtgtgtgtatagctgtttatacaggtgtgtgtgtgtgtgtgtatagctgtttatacaggtgtgtgtgtgtttatagctgtttatacaggtgtgtgtgtgtatagctgtttatacaggtgtgtgtgtgtatagctgtttatacaggtgtgtgtgtgtgtgtagctgtttatacaggtgtgtgtgtgtgtgtagctgtttatacagtgtgtgtgtgtgtatagctgtttatacagtgtgtgtgtgtgtagctgtttatacaggtgtgtgtgtgtgtgtgtgtgtgttagtgtttatacaggtgtgtgtgtgtgtgtgtgtgtgtgtgtatagctgtttatacaggtgtgtgtgtgtacaactgtttatacaggtgtgtgtgtatagctgtttatacaggtgtgtgtgtgtttatagctgtttatacaggtgtgtgtgtgtatagctgtttatacaggtgtgtgtgtgtgtataactgtttatacaggtgtgtgtgtgtgtgtgtgtgtgtgtgtatactgtttatacaggtgtgtgtgtgtatagctgtttatacaggtgtgtgtgtacatgaagatctcacagatgtttttttttttcaatgtagttTTCATGGCAACATCGAATATGTCAGCTGATCTAGCCTGGGCTCTGTGTGTCTATTGCGGGCAACTAGACCTGAAGAGCTCATAGAACATAAACAGAAAATAtcaataagttttaaaaaaaaaacataaggcaATTGAGTTAATTCAATTGCAAAAATCCTTTGTATCGTTCTCATTCTGGGCCACTTCCGAGGGTGTGTGCCGAGTTCCGAGTTCCGAGTTCCGAGTTCCGAGGACGGGGGtgatgatggtgtgtgtgtgtgtgtgtgtgtgtgtgtgtgtgtgtgtgtgtgtgtgtgtgtgtggtatcaCAACGTGTGgttctcttcctgtgtgtgtgttgggttgtCAGCTCCATCCTCCTTCGCTCAGGTATCAAACGAGGGAATCATGACGTAAACGACATCCAGCTGGAGTTCACCAAGCTCAACGTGTACTTGAAGAACCGGGCCGGAGTCTACCACCTCTTCACAAACGTGGGAATCCTGGTTCTCTTCCTGCATGACGTAAACGACATCCAGCTGGAGTTCACCAAGCTCAACGTGTACTTGAAGAACCGGGCCGGAGTCTACCACCTCTTCAACGACCTGGTCTCCAACCTGGGCTGTGTGAGCTTCGGCACCACCTGGTGAGTCTCCAACCTGGGCTGTGTGAGCTTCGGCACCACCTGGTGAGTCTCCAACCTGGGCTGTGTGAGCTTCGGCACCACCTGGTGAGTCTCCAACCTGGGCTGTGTGAGCTTCGGCACCACCTGGTGAGTCTCCAACCTGGGCTGTGTGAGCTTCGGCACCACCTGGTGAGTCTCCAACCTGGGCTGTGTGAGCTTCGGCACCACCTGGTGAGTCTCCAACCTGGGCTGTGTGAGCTTCGGCACCACCTGGTGAGTCTCCAACCTGGGCTGTGTGAGCTTCGGCACCACCTGGTGCAGGGTCCTCGGTTTACTCAGCAGTGCAACTTACCTTAGATAACCAGTAGGAGTCACTGTATTGCTATGATGGGTAAATGGAGCCTGGACAACTATAGAAATAATCACCAGAGACTTGAAAGAAAGCTGCTTCGTGTAACCGTTacattagaaaattgacttcaTCTTTTCAGATTTAGACTTCTACACAGGGTTTGCTGGCCATTAAGGGTCTATGagggcctctctctctctctctgtctgtatgaCTCTGTCTGTGTTCCTGTCGTAGGTTCTGGTGTCGACTTTACTGGTTCCCTCTTAAAGTCCTCTATGCTACCTGTGTCTCCAGCCTGCAGTCTGTTCCCAATATCCCTTTCTACTTTTTCTTCAACACTCTGCTGTTTGCGCTCACCCTGATGAACATCTATTGGTTTCTGGTGAGTAGACCCGCTGGATTGCCCGCAGCCTCGCTCCCGACCCACTCAAACGAGCTGGAACGAGACACATTCATGCAGCTTTACCGCTTTACGCCtctatttttttcaacaaactttttctcttttctttttcatcCTTTCTGTTTTACAAGCATTCATCTCTGAAACTAAGAATTGACAATtaataaagaatttttttttttttttttactgtggagaTAACTATAAGCTATAGTATACTGCGGTACACACTATTAGAATtcaaatctatttatttaaccaggatgtACTCCTTGAGATAGACATTTCCTttgcaagggggtcctggcaagaaataaccttttaaaataatggcaATAAGAAGAGAGAAATcgttcaaacaggacaaaaaacaaaaaacaaaaccttaaaacaatcaaaaacagtacaaaaaaaactaaagcatacCCATTAGAATCATTCTGGTTTTTTATGATCCTGTTCAGAGTCAGTATTTACAGGGTTTGCTTTCTGGTCAGgtttgaaatacatatttatcaGCAGTTTAAAAAGGAATTGTCAAGTTTTTATGTTTGAAGGAAATTAATTCCAAAGACGAGATGCCTGGTAGACAATGGCACGTTGGCCCGTATTCAAACCCTAGTGCCTCCCCTGTTTACTCTTGCTCCCCCCTCTCTCCAGTACATTGTGCTGTTCGTGGTAAAGGTGCTGACAGGGCAGATGACGGAAGTGAACGATGTCCGGGAGTACGATATTGAGGACAGCAaggagacagctctgcacaagaAGCAACCCGACCGACCGCATCACAACTCCTGGAAAGAACGGTAAAGGCCTTACGTTCCTTTAATCCGACGCACGCACTGTCGATTCCGCTCCCTGTTCCCCCACATGGGAATGAATACCTCCCTCACAAGGGAGTGACTCTAACAGGGTGGGGGCTGATAAAGGGGTAACAATGGCAAAGAGACTAAAGAgtcttggaaatgttttttttttttttttttttttttttggtaatagcATTAGTAGTATTAGGAATAGTAATGTTCAGCAGTTGTTTGAATGTGTCggtatgattttgttttattttaggacGTGCTTGAAGAACGGCACTGCGAAGGACAAGCGCTTGAAGAACGGCATTGTGAAGGACAAGCGCTTGAAGAACGGCATTGTGAAGGACAAGCGCTTGAAGAACGGCATTATGAAGGACAAGTGCTTGTAACGGCCCCTGTAGCACCACCTTGTGGCAGGGAGCTGCACTGCAAGCCCAGAAGATCACCCTGCTCTGTATCCAAGTCAATGTAAATATGCTTTGcagaaatttttttttcaaattgcactGTAAAAAGTCTTAgtttgtttgatttgattttctcattttctccttCAAACCCGAGTGAAATTGAGTGCGGGATCaatcggggaaaaaaaaaacaaaaacatttggaaGCAGTAATGTCAATTCACCAGCCCTTTGTGCATGAATCGggctcaggtcacaagtgaatTGAGTTTGCTGGTCTCAGCCAAGCCCTGCGCTGGATGTTACAAAGCCACAGGCACAGTTCGGCACAGCTGGCAGCCTTTTCTAGTACTGAGAGACCCGGGACTTGACGTTAGGCAGGGTAGAGGCGCGCTAACTGGCAGAGCCGCGAGGAGACAGCCCTATAGCGCCTGCCTGCCGGCTCCATATACCTGGCTGAATCTAGTGCCACTGTCTCTGTCTTAATCCtacaaaaagaataaagaaaacaggGCTTACACTGCTTCTGTGTGTAAGTGAAGTGGGTGACACGTCTTAAGGTAACCCTGTTTAAGGAAGGGAGAGGGGTAATATGACGCTCTTCAGTGACATCACTTTCCCTCCACTGTACATGAAATCAAATATAGAATTCacaaaatcacattaaaaaacacTTCTTAAATACTGTGTATCTTACTTGCAAACTCCAGATACCTTTTAGTAAAGCTACAGAGAGTACTGTACCTGTTTGAGATGGATCAGCTCTGCATAGATAGGAGTGGTAGGCATTCTGTATACTTTTTAATGGAACTGATCTTTGGAGCTTTCTGGTACCCAAAATTGGTGTGCGGAAGCCTCCTCTTTATTGGATTCAGAAGAGCCTGGGATCAGGTCTGGAGACGAGTGTGGAGACACAGCTCTTATTGTGAAGCTCAAGCAAGGCTTTAGCAAGCCCTGCTGTCTGTACTGGACATCCTGCAGGTGGAATTACAGCAAGCTGAACAACTGAGCTCAGCTGATGCCACAACCAGTAGGCTGTCTGGTCAAACAGCATCTTGGGAATCCACGCTTGACTGAACATTCCTCGATTCTTTTAAGAAAGACTTTTGCTCTCCGGCTTCTTCACAATGAATCCTCTTGAGATTTGAACTGAGCTGAACGTCGTGAAGTTAATGCAGATTTCTCCAGAGGCAGGACAGCTCTGAATGATCTCGCTGTTTTTAACCAACTACACAGTATTGCACGCAGCTGTTCATATCTTGCTGTTCGCTTGTCAGAGGATTCTATTCTTTTGCACGGTGAACATGTTTTTGAGCAAATGCCCGCAGCAATCCGACACCCGTGTTGAGCGTTTCTTGAGAGTGTTTTTGTGCCTCTTCAAAACCTTTCTCTGTTAATGTTAAAGTCCCCTCATTCCACAAACTGGgttcaaatgcattttcttgttGCAATTAGTAAAGcgcttaatttattttaactgtagagTTTCTGCAAATGTAAAACTCAAAGCTCtttattgatttagttttttttatggtTAAATATAACTTATGATGGAAGTGATaaattctgcagaagttagaatACACACCAAGTTTCGCTGTACATTTCATAGCATGGGTTGCAGTGATGTAGGAATTATCTCCGAAATTGAACTTTGTTCTGGTGATCTAAGAAGTTTTGCTGTTAATCAGAAGTCCCTTCATAATGTATTAACTGGTCCATTACAATCAGTAACTGCCCACACACCatcttggtatttaaaaaaaagtgatacaatATTAGAGAGACACACTGCAATGCCCAAGGATGAATTAACATATATGTAACACCTTACAGTGCATGTGAATTATGTTAATTCTTTTATTTCACACTGATCAGAGTTGGGTTTGGAATATACGCGTAAAGTCTCTTTAGTATGTGTGGTTGTAGATTTTATGTAatccttttttgtctttttgttctcTAACCTTTTATAAATATAGTATTTACTGTAGAGCTGGTTTTAAAACACAGATGAGAGCTGATCTGAGATTACGTAAAGTAACAGCTAGCTCAAGATTCGTGCCGATCGGGGTCAGAGAGCATACGGTTTAAGATCCTgttgaagttctttttttttagcttgaaaAATTAGCATTTTGGGGAAAATAGCAATAGCAAACGAGTAAATGATGGGTTGTTTTTTATGGTAGAATCTTTTATTCATGAGATTTGTATCCCACTCagcactgaatgttttttttttttttttttttttgtttgtttgtctgtggaaAGCATGCACAATGGCTACAGTAACAGAGACCCGTCATTAGTAAATATACAGCTGTTTTCTTGTGACAAGCCTGCCAATGCAGTTTGAGCTAAAACTGTTAGCTTATGACAGCAAAAAAAGGACTAGGCAAATACACCTTGAGACCCCAAGAGGGCGCCGTAATGCTCGAGGCCATAATGGACATGTTTATTAATTAGTGttcagggtgaaaaaaaaaacacaaatttaatcTCAATGAATATTACTCCACATTTGCAT
It encodes:
- the LOC121300765 gene encoding ceramide synthase 1-like, translating into MGRPPQADGNISVMAVEPMPGYADLITRSCSALLRAFNECRGCGFELSKRTLLENAILTWSDVLLFVVCALGWTVLRLALSAYIFRPLGHWCALQPKDASKMPESVWKLLFYTASWSYSVYLLFFTQYTFFHDPPSAFYGWKQGMAVPTDIAVAYLIQGSFYGHAIYATLHMDTWRKDSAVMLLHHVITLALIAFSYAFRYHLFTNVGILVLFLHDVNDIQLEFTKLNVYLKNRAGVYHLFNDLVSNLGCVSFGTTWFWCRLYWFPLKVLYATCVSSLQSVPNIPFYFFFNTLLFALTLMNIYWFLYIVLFVVKVLTGQMTEVNDVREYDIEDSKETALHKKQPDRPHHNSWKERTCLKNGTAKDKRLKNGIVKDKRLKNGIVKDKRLKNGIMKDKCL